A window of Candidatus Jettenia caeni contains these coding sequences:
- a CDS encoding putative carboxymuconolactone decarboxylase encodes MPDENLPEQFLAIKEKYGKFFHAVEELGKVIRQEGPLDEKTTHLIQLAAAATVHSEGAVHSHVRRALKAGAKPDEIYHAILLLTSTIGFPTVVAALSWAEDIIKNWKK; translated from the coding sequence ATGCCAGACGAGAATTTGCCAGAACAGTTCCTTGCCATAAAAGAAAAGTATGGGAAGTTTTTTCATGCTGTTGAAGAACTTGGTAAGGTTATCAGGCAGGAAGGCCCCCTCGATGAAAAGACTACCCATCTGATTCAGCTTGCGGCTGCAGCAACTGTCCATTCTGAAGGTGCTGTTCATAGTCATGTCAGAAGAGCTCTAAAAGCAGGGGCAAAGCCTGATGAGATATACCATGCGATTCTCCTTCTTACCAGTACGATAGGATTTCCGACCGTTGTTGCTGCACTCAGTTGGGCTGAGGATATTATAAAAAATTGGAAGAAATAA
- a CDS encoding two-component sensor kinase, translating to MRRITRMIEKLQNIGEQKCVEEEFKLLQSIALEIAEAENSHDALSVVLRNLCEFTGWIYGEVWLSSPDKKYLERHMAWHTDSRKLEEFKEQGKKFTLPMGIGLPGRVWSSKKPVWAPDAIIQRDISCASVAKDSGLKTAMGIPVIANDEVLAIILFFVREQREEDERFVNLISSIVVQLGATIRHKQMEESLREREQLLHAQRLESLSKFAGNIAHDFNNILTAIIGYTELLQNKVKEDDSLNVYVQRILGTTERATKLTQNLLMFSRRQSSNPKPVNLNMIIKCAEHIFLRLISENIKLEISLTRKDCIIMADSGQIEQVLINLVMNARDAMPYGGALTISTDSGEIDNEFVKTHGYGKKGKYALIMISDTGIGMDEETKKKIFEPFSTTKETGKGTGLGLAIVYGIVKQHQGYIHIDSKPGEGTICRIYLPLVESEVEEKKPEVRDTVNK from the coding sequence ATGAGGAGGATTACCCGGATGATTGAAAAATTACAAAATATAGGAGAGCAAAAGTGTGTAGAAGAAGAGTTTAAGCTATTGCAATCAATAGCTTTAGAAATTGCTGAAGCAGAAAATTCTCATGATGCACTCTCTGTTGTGCTGCGTAATTTATGTGAATTCACTGGGTGGATTTATGGTGAGGTTTGGCTTTCCTCTCCTGATAAAAAATACCTTGAGCGCCACATGGCATGGCACACCGATTCAAGAAAATTGGAAGAGTTTAAGGAACAAGGTAAAAAATTTACCCTTCCCATGGGAATTGGTTTGCCTGGCCGTGTATGGTCTTCAAAGAAACCGGTATGGGCGCCTGATGCCATAATACAGAGAGATATTTCCTGCGCATCTGTTGCAAAGGATTCTGGCCTTAAAACTGCAATGGGTATTCCTGTAATAGCGAATGATGAGGTTCTTGCTATAATACTATTTTTTGTGCGGGAGCAACGCGAGGAGGATGAGCGATTCGTGAATCTTATCTCATCGATTGTTGTTCAATTGGGCGCTACTATCCGGCATAAGCAAATGGAAGAATCATTACGTGAGAGAGAACAGCTTCTTCATGCGCAAAGACTAGAATCTCTGAGTAAATTCGCCGGAAATATTGCACATGATTTTAATAACATACTCACGGCAATTATTGGATATACAGAACTATTACAGAATAAGGTGAAAGAGGATGATTCATTAAATGTTTATGTTCAGAGGATACTTGGAACAACGGAAAGAGCTACAAAATTAACACAAAATCTTCTTATGTTTAGCAGGAGACAAAGTAGCAATCCGAAACCGGTAAATTTGAATATGATTATAAAATGTGCCGAACATATTTTCCTGAGACTAATCTCTGAGAATATTAAGCTTGAGATATCACTTACTCGTAAAGATTGCATCATCATGGCGGATAGTGGTCAGATAGAACAGGTTTTGATAAACCTGGTAATGAATGCGCGGGATGCCATGCCTTATGGAGGGGCCTTAACCATAAGCACGGATAGTGGAGAAATAGATAATGAATTTGTAAAGACACATGGGTATGGCAAAAAAGGGAAGTATGCCCTTATAATGATTTCAGATACTGGTATAGGCATGGATGAAGAGACGAAAAAGAAGATTTTTGAGCCGTTTTCTACGACAAAAGAGACAGGAAAGGGGACAGGACTCGGACTTGCAATCGTATATGGAATCGTTAAGCAGCATCAGGGATACATACATATTGATAGTAAACCGGGGGAGGGTACGATATGTAGGATATATTTACCATTGGTTGAGTCTGAGGTTGAAGAGAAAAAACCTGAAGTAAGAGATACCGTGAATAAATAA
- a CDS encoding peptidase: MNYELSVHELRKRVDPVSLGIKDTSHIRRLQGIIGQKRAVDALQFGLKIKDVGFNIFVAGQSGIGKMCSVKSFLEDIAREKETPPDWCYVNNFDDPYNPRVIQLPAGQGSKLKEDMNTFFNHIQKELPKVYEADEYTAHREEILNKLAKQKEKASQELSQKATEEGFAIQATPMGMVIMPIKDGGVLGDVEFLALSESKREELQKRQDRLQSEIKSVMKNIRKLEHCTREKVKELDQKIALHVVEEVIDELVEKYNNFPKIVNFLHETQEDVLKNIETFKILRQQKGATYPPSSTPSDLQLETMQQAMLRKYEVNVLVDNSKQKGLPVIQERNPTYNNLIGRIEKEVLFGALTTDFTMIRAGSLLRANGGFLVISIEDVLRNFNSWDALKQALCSCEVQVEELGERLGYMTTKTIRPQAIPINVKVVLVGQPWFYHTLYFYDHEFAELFKVKAEFDIRMDMTEENINDFLSFIATFCDKEKMKHLDNEATAGIIEYASRLAEDKEKLSTKFGHLADIIREANFWTMQEGESLIKSRHIRKALDGKIYRSNLIEERIREMIDRGLILIDTVGEKIGQVNGLSVINLGDYQFGKPNRITVTVGPGDNGIIDIEREVKLAGPIYSKGVLIVSGYLVNKYMKGKMSTLTARVVFEQSYEGIEGDSASAAELYSLLSALANIPIKQGIAVTGSVNQLGQIQAVGGINQKIEGYYDVCRVKGLTGDQGVVIPKSNVQNLMLREDVIEAVILKKFTIWAVNTIDEGIELLTGVTSGDMQNDGTFPPDTVNEKVSRQLADFEKALKRSKDFLGNVSGHRVTS, encoded by the coding sequence ATGAATTATGAGCTATCTGTTCATGAGCTGAGAAAAAGGGTTGATCCGGTAAGTTTGGGAATCAAAGATACCTCTCATATCAGGCGTCTTCAAGGAATTATCGGACAAAAACGAGCTGTGGATGCATTGCAATTTGGCCTTAAAATTAAGGATGTTGGATTTAATATCTTTGTAGCAGGCCAATCCGGCATTGGCAAAATGTGCTCAGTAAAATCTTTTTTAGAAGACATTGCGAGGGAGAAAGAGACGCCCCCGGATTGGTGTTATGTAAACAATTTTGATGACCCATATAATCCCAGAGTGATTCAATTACCAGCCGGGCAAGGAAGTAAATTGAAAGAAGATATGAATACCTTTTTTAATCATATTCAAAAAGAGTTGCCAAAGGTATACGAGGCTGATGAATATACTGCTCACCGCGAAGAAATATTGAATAAATTAGCAAAACAAAAAGAGAAAGCCTCTCAGGAACTTAGTCAAAAGGCAACGGAAGAAGGTTTTGCTATACAGGCGACTCCCATGGGGATGGTTATTATGCCGATAAAAGATGGAGGGGTGCTTGGAGATGTGGAATTCCTGGCATTATCTGAATCCAAACGCGAGGAATTGCAGAAAAGGCAAGATAGATTGCAGAGTGAAATAAAAAGTGTCATGAAGAATATTCGTAAATTAGAACATTGCACAAGAGAAAAGGTGAAAGAGCTTGATCAAAAAATCGCCTTGCATGTAGTTGAAGAAGTAATCGATGAACTGGTTGAAAAATATAATAATTTTCCTAAAATTGTAAATTTCTTGCATGAGACTCAGGAGGATGTATTGAAAAATATTGAGACTTTTAAAATCCTCCGGCAACAAAAGGGCGCAACTTATCCACCATCTTCCACTCCTTCTGACCTTCAGCTCGAAACTATGCAACAGGCGATGTTGAGGAAATATGAAGTGAATGTGCTTGTTGATAACAGTAAACAGAAAGGCCTGCCGGTTATCCAGGAACGCAATCCTACCTATAATAATCTCATTGGCCGGATAGAAAAGGAGGTACTATTCGGGGCATTAACAACAGACTTTACCATGATCAGAGCTGGCTCCCTGCTCCGGGCCAATGGTGGCTTTCTGGTTATTTCGATTGAGGATGTTTTACGAAATTTTAACAGCTGGGATGCATTAAAGCAGGCGCTTTGCAGTTGTGAAGTACAGGTAGAGGAACTGGGAGAAAGGTTGGGTTACATGACCACAAAGACTATTCGTCCCCAGGCCATCCCTATTAATGTGAAGGTGGTGTTGGTTGGCCAACCCTGGTTTTACCACACCTTGTATTTCTACGATCATGAATTTGCAGAACTCTTTAAGGTGAAAGCAGAGTTTGATATACGTATGGATATGACGGAAGAAAATATAAATGACTTTCTGTCATTTATAGCAACGTTTTGTGATAAAGAAAAAATGAAGCACCTGGATAACGAAGCTACTGCCGGTATTATAGAGTATGCTTCCCGGTTAGCAGAAGATAAAGAGAAACTCTCAACGAAGTTTGGTCATCTGGCCGATATTATACGAGAGGCAAATTTCTGGACGATGCAGGAGGGAGAATCTCTTATTAAATCAAGACATATACGGAAGGCATTGGACGGAAAAATTTACCGGTCAAATCTCATTGAAGAGCGAATCCGGGAGATGATTGATCGTGGACTCATCCTGATTGATACGGTTGGGGAAAAAATTGGACAGGTTAATGGTCTCTCAGTAATTAATTTGGGTGATTATCAATTTGGTAAACCCAACCGGATAACAGTGACTGTTGGTCCGGGCGATAATGGCATTATCGATATTGAACGTGAAGTGAAACTCGCGGGTCCTATTTATAGTAAAGGGGTTTTGATTGTGAGCGGTTATCTGGTAAATAAATACATGAAAGGAAAGATGTCAACGTTGACCGCAAGAGTTGTTTTTGAACAAAGTTATGAAGGTATTGAAGGTGACAGCGCCTCAGCAGCAGAACTGTATTCTTTACTATCGGCATTGGCAAATATACCAATTAAACAGGGAATTGCCGTTACAGGTTCTGTAAACCAACTGGGTCAAATTCAGGCTGTCGGTGGAATTAACCAGAAAATTGAAGGATATTACGATGTATGCAGGGTAAAAGGGTTAACAGGAGATCAAGGGGTTGTGATTCCTAAAAGCAATGTGCAAAATTTGATGTTGCGTGAGGATGTAATAGAAGCGGTTATACTGAAAAAATTTACTATTTGGGCGGTTAACACTATTGATGAGGGTATTGAACTATTGACGGGGGTAACATCAGGAGATATGCAGAATGACGGCACATTTCCCCCTGACACGGTAAATGAGAAAGTTAGCCGGCAATTGGCTGATTTCGAGAAAGCGCTAAAAAGATCAAAAGATTTTTTGGGTAATGTATCAGGGCATAGGGTTACGTCCTGA
- a CDS encoding hydrolase, translating to MEEIKIMKITYHGHSCFFIEGSRYSVIFDPFLKGNPLAKIKPEDVKVDAILVSHGHFDHVGDAVEMSKNNDATIVAPFELASYFQSKGAKSHPMNIGGAYHFLFGTVKLTIAHHGSTTEAGTAGNPCGFILIMEDKVLYHAGDTGLFSDMRLIGELNTIDVALLPIGDNFTMGITDALKAVEFLKPKIAIPMHYNTFDMIKQDPGQFVEGLRSSPTRGVLLMVGESISV from the coding sequence TTGGAAGAAATAAAAATTATGAAAATAACATACCATGGTCACTCATGCTTTTTCATTGAAGGAAGCAGGTACTCAGTTATATTTGATCCTTTTCTCAAAGGTAATCCTCTGGCGAAGATAAAGCCAGAAGATGTAAAAGTAGACGCTATTCTTGTGAGTCATGGTCATTTCGATCATGTTGGCGATGCTGTTGAGATGAGTAAAAATAACGATGCCACGATTGTTGCGCCATTTGAACTGGCAAGCTACTTTCAGAGTAAGGGAGCAAAAAGTCATCCGATGAATATCGGTGGTGCATACCATTTTCTCTTTGGAACTGTAAAACTTACCATTGCCCATCATGGCTCTACAACGGAGGCAGGGACTGCCGGAAATCCTTGTGGTTTTATACTTATCATGGAGGATAAGGTACTATATCATGCTGGCGATACAGGGCTTTTTTCCGATATGAGACTTATTGGAGAGCTTAATACTATCGACGTTGCGTTACTTCCAATAGGTGATAATTTTACTATGGGAATTACCGATGCCCTGAAAGCAGTAGAGTTTCTCAAGCCTAAGATTGCGATACCGATGCACTATAATACCTTTGATATGATAAAACAAGACCCAGGTCAATTTGTAGAAGGTCTGCGCAGTTCTCCTACAAGAGGTGTACTATTGATGGTCGGAGAAAGTATAAGCGTTTAA
- a CDS encoding phosphoglycerate dehydrogenase yields the protein MKIVILDHIQLAERHITILKELGNVVRYNGYPLTEMESIERIAGAEILISGWTNITTHIIQNSPSLKFIIVPAVGYENVDVKAASQMGIMVSNCPTHNTQAVAEHTIALMLLIARRITEANTRLKNGEWKPSEYMGIELRNKKLGLIGYGNIGRTVAHIAQNIGMKVSHANSKTPPDGLDQLIANSDFVSLHLPVTDKTRHLMNERRLRLMKKDAYLINTARGAILDQKALIKVLKSGHLAGVALDVFENEPHAGKLSGELLDLVKCHNVIATPHMGFNTQEASYRLGEELIANIQAIMSGNPINIVS from the coding sequence ATGAAGATTGTTATTCTTGATCATATTCAATTAGCAGAACGGCACATTACAATACTGAAGGAACTTGGAAATGTGGTAAGGTATAATGGTTACCCTTTAACTGAAATGGAGAGCATTGAGAGGATTGCAGGCGCAGAGATACTTATATCTGGTTGGACAAATATCACAACACATATTATTCAAAATTCTCCTTCACTAAAATTCATCATTGTGCCGGCAGTAGGATATGAGAATGTAGATGTAAAAGCGGCATCGCAGATGGGGATTATGGTATCAAACTGCCCTACACACAATACTCAAGCTGTAGCCGAACATACGATAGCGTTAATGCTTTTGATTGCCCGCAGAATTACTGAAGCAAATACCCGCCTTAAAAATGGCGAATGGAAGCCATCGGAATATATGGGTATAGAACTGAGAAATAAGAAATTAGGACTTATAGGATATGGCAATATAGGAAGAACCGTAGCACACATTGCCCAAAACATAGGAATGAAAGTTTCTCACGCAAATTCCAAAACCCCGCCGGACGGATTAGATCAACTTATCGCAAACTCGGATTTTGTCAGCTTACACCTCCCTGTTACTGATAAAACCAGGCATCTTATGAATGAAAGAAGACTGCGGCTTATGAAAAAAGATGCATATCTTATCAATACTGCACGGGGTGCAATACTGGACCAAAAAGCGCTTATCAAGGTACTAAAATCAGGCCATTTGGCAGGCGTCGCTTTGGATGTATTCGAAAACGAGCCGCATGCCGGTAAATTATCAGGAGAATTATTGGATTTGGTGAAATGTCACAATGTTATCGCTACACCTCACATGGGATTTAACACACAAGAGGCATCATATCGGCTAGGTGAAGAACTCATAGCAAACATACAAGCAATAATGAGTGGAAATCCGATAAATATTGTATCCTGA
- a CDS encoding peptidase yields the protein MGIMNKRYQSNARPPILLVHGGAGSYKDNPKMLERKNNSIAEIISEVWPVLLQGESSVKTVCRVVELLEACPDFNAGLGSVIQSDGMARLSASLMDGNKQKFSGVLLATHIIHPSKLAYALQDRDQTVVGPLGVQLLARELGIPPQNPVTPAQATQWISYLEKQKRPSDEHGTVGAVALDQHGCLAAATSTGGSGTNIPERVSDSATVAGNYASKFAAISCTGIGEQIMNDGVAVKLETRVRDGRSVIEASDIMYEEANNRQYRYGWIGVDHKGNWVMYCTTEDMSCGVMSQDMGNKMIFHG from the coding sequence ATGGGTATTATGAACAAAAGATATCAATCTAATGCCAGACCTCCAATCCTTCTGGTTCATGGAGGCGCCGGCTCATATAAAGACAACCCAAAGATGCTTGAACGAAAAAACAACAGTATCGCTGAGATTATCTCAGAGGTTTGGCCTGTGCTTCTTCAGGGAGAATCATCGGTAAAAACGGTATGCCGTGTGGTTGAGCTTCTGGAAGCTTGTCCTGACTTTAACGCCGGACTCGGCTCGGTGATTCAAAGTGATGGGATGGCGCGTCTATCTGCTTCTTTAATGGATGGAAATAAACAAAAATTTTCCGGCGTACTGTTAGCAACGCATATCATTCACCCTTCAAAGTTAGCATATGCCCTCCAGGACAGAGACCAAACAGTCGTGGGGCCATTAGGGGTGCAGTTGCTTGCCCGTGAATTGGGAATTCCTCCTCAAAACCCGGTAACACCTGCGCAAGCAACACAATGGATCTCATATTTGGAGAAACAGAAGCGGCCGTCTGATGAACACGGTACAGTCGGGGCTGTAGCCCTGGACCAACATGGGTGTTTGGCGGCTGCAACTTCTACCGGTGGAAGTGGCACGAATATCCCCGAGCGGGTATCAGATTCAGCGACTGTCGCCGGAAACTATGCCTCAAAGTTTGCAGCTATAAGCTGCACCGGAATAGGAGAACAAATTATGAATGATGGTGTTGCCGTTAAACTAGAAACAAGGGTTCGGGACGGGCGTTCTGTTATTGAAGCATCTGACATAATGTATGAAGAAGCAAATAACCGTCAGTATCGCTATGGATGGATTGGGGTTGATCATAAAGGCAATTGGGTAATGTACTGTACTACGGAAGATATGTCCTGTGGAGTAATGAGTCAAGATATGGGAAATAAAATGATATTCCACGGATGA
- a CDS encoding ribonucleoside-triphosphate reductase, whose product MSNSVQSKFTHIRKRDGRVVPFDQKRITNAVYRAMQASREGDPGKDPMRVSNEVISELTRRYQIAYIPHVEEIQDLVEEALILLEFPKTAKAYILYRHERTEIRKKTLSIPDRVKHLVTESKRYFSNTLAEFIYYRTYSRWIDEEGRRETWIETVDRYLRFMQEYLGNRLNPQEYEEIRQAILNQQVMPSMRLLWSAGKAVRTNNVAAYNCSFIAPSLPDDLSEIMYLLMSGVGVGFSVESQNIQQLPMIQRQRGELLPVHAVGDSKEGWANALKTGLRAWYDGKDIQFDYSQVRPAGSRLYTMGGRSSGPGPLQSLLNYARAKILGAQGRRLRNIDVHDIICKIGEMVEMGGVRRSALISLSDFDDDDMRQAKSGYFYMNEPQRAMANNSAVYSVKPKTTDLLKEWLALAMAGTGERGLFNRIGLPKQIPARRWKKFEPYWTTSGINPCGEIILRSKQFCNLSEVVARPDDTETTLREKIRIASILGTYQSMLTDFPYLSPEWKTNCEEERLLGVSITGQWDSPAVRDPKILAKLRDHAVETNRIYARRFGINESTAVTCVKPSGTVSQLVDAASGMHPRFARYYVRRVRISATDPLFMMLKEQKFPYYPEVGQDVATATTYVLEFPVQSPEGSITGKDFNAIDQLEYWKMIKENYTEHNPSVTISVAEDEWIEAVHWLYKNWDMLGGLSFLPKSKTVYQLSPFEEITEDEYRTRSKNLPVTDFSHIVIYEREDSTVGAKESACLGSICEIDPEEGSLPGGASPGVYK is encoded by the coding sequence ATGTCCAACTCAGTACAGAGCAAATTTACTCATATCAGAAAGCGGGATGGAAGGGTTGTGCCGTTCGACCAAAAACGCATTACGAACGCAGTTTACCGGGCTATGCAGGCAAGTAGAGAAGGTGATCCGGGAAAAGACCCCATGCGGGTCTCAAATGAAGTCATATCAGAACTTACCAGACGTTATCAGATAGCTTATATTCCCCATGTTGAGGAGATTCAGGACCTTGTCGAAGAGGCGCTGATCTTACTCGAATTTCCTAAAACGGCCAAGGCTTATATCCTGTATCGGCATGAGCGGACGGAAATCCGTAAAAAGACCCTGAGTATTCCTGATCGGGTTAAACACCTTGTGACAGAAAGCAAAAGATATTTTTCCAATACCCTTGCTGAGTTTATCTATTACCGAACATATTCGCGCTGGATCGATGAGGAAGGAAGGCGTGAAACATGGATAGAAACCGTGGACAGATACCTGCGTTTCATGCAGGAGTATCTGGGCAACCGATTAAATCCGCAGGAGTATGAAGAAATCAGACAGGCAATTCTGAACCAGCAGGTAATGCCTTCCATGCGGCTTTTATGGTCTGCCGGTAAAGCAGTCCGGACGAATAATGTTGCAGCATACAATTGCTCGTTTATTGCTCCTTCACTTCCCGATGATTTGTCTGAAATTATGTATCTTTTAATGTCTGGCGTTGGAGTAGGCTTTTCTGTTGAAAGTCAGAATATTCAACAACTACCGATGATTCAGAGGCAGAGAGGAGAACTACTTCCTGTTCATGCAGTTGGGGATAGCAAGGAAGGCTGGGCAAATGCGCTTAAAACCGGGTTGCGCGCCTGGTATGACGGGAAAGATATCCAATTTGATTACTCACAGGTTAGACCGGCTGGATCCCGTTTGTATACGATGGGTGGGCGCAGCTCCGGTCCGGGGCCACTTCAGTCCTTACTGAACTATGCACGCGCGAAAATCCTTGGCGCCCAGGGTAGACGTTTGCGCAATATCGATGTGCATGATATCATCTGCAAAATTGGTGAGATGGTAGAAATGGGGGGGGTGCGCCGCTCTGCGCTGATTTCTTTATCGGATTTTGATGATGATGACATGCGCCAGGCCAAAAGCGGTTATTTCTATATGAACGAACCGCAGCGTGCAATGGCGAATAATTCAGCCGTTTATAGTGTAAAACCGAAAACTACCGACTTACTGAAAGAGTGGCTTGCCCTGGCAATGGCTGGAACTGGTGAACGAGGACTGTTTAATCGCATTGGCCTGCCGAAACAAATCCCTGCCCGCCGATGGAAGAAATTCGAGCCGTACTGGACGACAAGCGGTATTAATCCGTGCGGGGAGATTATCTTACGCTCAAAGCAATTCTGTAATCTGAGCGAGGTAGTTGCCCGTCCGGATGACACAGAAACAACATTACGGGAAAAAATCAGGATTGCTTCGATACTGGGCACGTACCAATCCATGCTGACAGACTTTCCCTATCTTTCGCCGGAGTGGAAAACGAATTGTGAAGAAGAACGGCTTCTGGGTGTCTCTATTACCGGGCAGTGGGACTCTCCCGCAGTACGCGATCCAAAGATTTTAGCAAAGCTAAGAGATCATGCTGTTGAAACGAACCGCATCTACGCCAGACGATTTGGTATCAATGAATCTACTGCAGTAACCTGTGTTAAACCTTCCGGAACTGTTTCTCAACTTGTTGACGCAGCCTCAGGGATGCACCCGCGTTTTGCCAGGTATTATGTCCGCAGGGTCCGTATTTCTGCAACGGATCCATTGTTCATGATGCTAAAAGAACAAAAATTTCCGTACTATCCGGAAGTTGGGCAGGATGTGGCAACGGCCACAACATACGTGTTAGAATTTCCGGTACAATCCCCGGAGGGAAGTATAACAGGGAAAGATTTCAATGCCATTGACCAGCTTGAATATTGGAAAATGATCAAGGAGAACTATACCGAACACAATCCTTCTGTAACGATTTCCGTAGCAGAAGATGAATGGATTGAGGCAGTACATTGGCTTTACAAAAACTGGGACATGCTCGGTGGACTATCGTTCCTGCCAAAGTCGAAAACGGTATATCAGCTTTCACCTTTTGAAGAAATTACCGAAGATGAATACAGGACGCGGAGTAAAAATCTTCCCGTGACCGATTTTTCTCATATTGTGATATACGAAAGAGAAGATTCCACGGTAGGGGCAAAAGAATCTGCCTGCCTTGGCAGTATATGTGAGATCGACCCGGAGGAAGGCTCGCTCCCTGGAGGCGCCTCGCCTGGTGTGTACAAATAA
- a CDS encoding transposase, whose product MLFTRDVHKPIYNSLHDLKSDKTINEWFNLAVYDESTLSQTAQEIDSILKKIPPSFLSHPPLSFKNFQSPHKQLTFSDVDDYEWFRQFFHSPKQLQKHYPLAILAFFDFSFLNFILEENPHVSLSRSLFKKSSDEKISSYYSPVSKFKMLLLRPLKNLPCDAEIPRFLEENDKYAKACGLSPLAIPHESQINRFKNHEITPIELLAIFYFMVTVAITHKIADSYLAAIDSPILDSHANPLHKTLTGSCKTCPYAHTCSHPAEWVSTDVNASFTVKHSNYSYGHKVHTMVDSVSNLVMGLFVSPSNLNDNPLFIPLLKVIDTIVRFRFKKYAADKGYDDKDNYHFVVNELKAELIIPHREETKTSPSLELFRIKDQVYHCTKVDMPLRPNGSDKKQNAVMFKCPNGFDGFSCPHATGCLKQGQTHKTFKVQIQDDLRIFGTPTTPKGSLQWKDDFKKRTSVERVFSDNKRVRQVASFLNFNLTAIFTHVVVAFVAHNLTVIFDHFKDTFRT is encoded by the coding sequence ATGCTCTTTACCAGAGACGTTCATAAACCAATTTATAATTCCCTTCATGATTTGAAATCTGACAAGACAATCAATGAATGGTTCAATCTCGCTGTCTATGACGAATCTACTCTTTCGCAAACGGCTCAAGAAATCGACTCCATACTCAAAAAGATTCCCCCATCGTTTCTTTCCCATCCTCCGCTCAGCTTTAAAAATTTCCAGTCACCTCACAAACAACTCACCTTTAGCGATGTTGACGATTATGAATGGTTCAGACAGTTCTTCCATTCTCCCAAACAACTCCAAAAACATTACCCCCTGGCCATCCTCGCATTCTTTGACTTCTCTTTCCTGAACTTCATCCTTGAAGAAAATCCCCATGTGTCCCTTTCTCGTTCCCTCTTCAAGAAATCTTCTGATGAAAAAATCTCTTCCTACTACTCTCCGGTTTCCAAGTTCAAGATGCTCTTACTTCGACCTCTGAAAAACCTTCCCTGCGATGCCGAAATCCCACGATTCTTAGAGGAAAACGACAAGTATGCAAAAGCCTGTGGCTTATCTCCTCTGGCAATACCCCATGAATCCCAGATTAACCGCTTTAAAAACCATGAGATCACCCCTATTGAGCTCCTTGCTATTTTTTACTTCATGGTGACCGTTGCCATTACTCACAAAATCGCTGATTCGTATCTGGCTGCAATCGACTCGCCGATTCTTGATAGCCATGCCAACCCTTTGCACAAGACGCTTACGGGAAGTTGTAAAACCTGTCCCTATGCTCACACATGCTCTCACCCAGCCGAGTGGGTCTCCACAGATGTCAATGCCTCATTTACCGTAAAACACAGCAATTACTCCTATGGACATAAAGTTCATACCATGGTTGACTCAGTATCAAATCTCGTCATGGGACTTTTTGTATCTCCATCGAACCTGAACGATAATCCCCTTTTTATCCCCCTCTTAAAGGTCATTGATACTATCGTTCGATTCCGCTTCAAAAAGTATGCTGCCGATAAAGGGTACGACGATAAAGATAACTATCATTTCGTGGTGAATGAACTCAAAGCAGAACTCATTATCCCCCATCGGGAGGAAACAAAAACCTCACCCTCTTTAGAACTCTTTCGCATCAAAGATCAGGTATACCACTGTACCAAAGTTGATATGCCTCTCAGACCGAATGGCTCTGATAAAAAACAAAACGCAGTTATGTTCAAATGCCCCAATGGATTTGACGGCTTCTCATGCCCTCATGCCACTGGATGCCTGAAACAGGGACAAACGCACAAAACGTTCAAAGTTCAGATACAAGACGACCTCCGTATCTTTGGAACTCCTACTACCCCAAAAGGCTCTCTCCAGTGGAAAGATGACTTTAAAAAAAGAACTTCCGTCGAGCGGGTATTCTCCGACAACAAACGGGTTCGTCAGGTTGCTTCATTTCTGAATTTCAATCTTACCGCCATCTTTACCCATGTGGTTGTTGCCTTTGTAGCTCACAACCTTACCGTTATTTTCGACCACTTCAAGGATACTTTCCGGACATGA